From the genome of Syntrophus gentianae:
CGTTCTGAGCGATGATGAACGGGATCTGGGCGTGGCCCTGCTGGACATTGGTGGGGGCACGACGAATATCGCCGTTTTCTGGGAAGGCAGTATCCGCCATACGGCTGTTATTCCCGTTGGGGGCAACTATCTGACCAGTGATATCGCCACGGGTCTCAGGACGCCCATCACGGAGGCGGAAAAGATTAAAATCGACTTCGGCTGCGCCTACCCGCCGATGATTTCCAAGGAGGAAACCATTGAAGTCCCCAGTGTGGGAGGAAGAGACCCTCGCTCCGTGTCGAGGCAGATCCTGGGGCGCATCATTGAGGCACGCACGGAAGAAATTTTGACCATGGCGTATAAAGAGATCGTTCGCTCCGGCTATGAAGATGTTCTGGCCGCGGGCATCGTGCTGACAGGAGGGACGTCCCTCCTGGACGGCATTACGGAGCTGGCGGAACAGATTTTCAATACGCCGGTCCGGAGGGGCTATCCCAGGGGCATCGGGGGATTGACCGATGTGGTGAACAGTCCCATGCATGCAACGGGTGTCGGCCTTGTTCTCTATGGCAGCAAAAATATGTCCAAGATTGTTGTGAGGAAAGGCGATCGAGGGAATTCGGGAGAGGCATTGTTCGCAAGACTCAAGAAATGGATATTAGAATTCTTCTAGGGGGGAATCATGTTTGAATTGTCAGAATCAACAAATTTCAGTTCAGCAAAGATCAAGGTCATCGGCATTGGTGGTGGGGGAGGAAACGCAATTAATACCATGATTCGCTCCAACCTTAGGGGGGTTGACTTCATCGTCGCGAACACGGATGCCCAGGCCCTGGGACAGTCGCTGGCGTCGGTGAAAATTCAACTGGGAGAGGAAGTAACCAGGGGACTGGGGGCCGGTTCGAATCCGGATGTCGGGAAAAGGGCCGCCATGGAGACTCGAGATGTGATCCGTCAGCATATCGAAGGGGCGGATATGATTTTTGTAACCGCCGGTCAGGGCGGAGGGACCGGTACCGGGGGGGCTCCCGTAGTGGCTGAGATCGCCAAGGAACTGGGCGCCCTGACGGTGGCCGTGGTGACCAAACCATTCCAGTTCGAAGGCAAGAAGCGCAACAACCAGGCGGATGAGGGCATTGATGAATTGAGGCGGATCGTGGATACCCTGATCGTCGTTCCCAATCAGCGGCTGCTCAGCCTGGGGGGAAGAAACCTCTCCCTTCTCGAGACCTTCAAAAAAGCGGATGATATCCTCTATCAGGCCGTCAAGGGGATCTCCGATCTGATCACGATTCCCGGACTGATCAACCTGGATTTCGCCGATGTGAAGAGCGTCATGTCGGAAATGGGGCTGGCCCTTATGGGTACGGGTTCTGCCAGCGGAGAAAACCGGGCCGTGGAAGCCGCGCAGAGGGCCATTTCCTCGCCGCTTCTGGAAGACAACACGATCCAGGGGGCGCGGGGCGTGCTGCTGAATATCACCGGCGGGCCGGACATGACCCTCTTTGAAATTAACGAAGCTTCCTCTCTGATTCAGACGGAGGCGCATGAAGAGGCCAATATCATTTTCGGAACGGTTGTGGATGAAACCATGGGGGATGAGATCCGGATTACCGTCATCGCCACCGGTTTCGAGGATGTGGGAAAGAAGCGGCAGGGCTTGTCCAATCTGGCTTCCTTCAGCGCGAATCGCAATCGGGAGCGGGATATCGCCGTTCCGGCATTCATACGCAAGGGCTCTTCCGGGACCGGCGATATGAACATCATTCGGATGGGGCTGATCGACGATACGGAAGACCCCGATCTGGAAATTCCCACCTTTTTGCGTCGGCAGGCGGATTAAGACAGGGGTGCATATCATCGGCTGGAAAAGTGGACTGGAAGGATGCGGCAGGGGCGTACAACAGGGTACGCCCAGAGGCCGACAATAAGGTTTGACCTCCCGGCCCAAAGAAATGCACTTCCGAGGAAACCGCCGCAGGGGATCAGCCGGATCTGGGGATGCCATGTCCTGGAAAAAGCAAAAGAGACATGAACAACTTTTGGCCCAGGAGACGGGATACCAACGGAAGGTCTGGGGAGACAAGCTGACGGTCTGCCTCGTCTATCCGAATGTTTACCGGATCGGCATGGCGAATCTCGGTTTTCAGACGGTCTACAGCCTTCTGAACGGCCTGCCTTTCTGTCTTTGTGAACGGGCCTTTTTTTCTCCCCCGGGGGAAGGCGATCCGTCCAGGGAGAAGGGATTGATCAGCCTGGAGTCGCAAAGGCCCCTGAAAGATTTTGATATTGTCGCCTTTGCCATTCCCTTTGAAAATGATTATCCCCACCTCCTGAGCATTCTGGCGGGGGCCGGCATTACGCTTCAGGCGTCGCTGCGGAAGGATTCCGATCCCCTGGTGATGGCGGGGGGGATTGCCGCAACCCTCAATCCCGAACCTTTGAGCTCTTTTGTCGATCTGTTCCTGCTGGGGGAAGCGGAAGAGTCGCTCCCTGAATTTGCCGAGCGGTACTGGGAAGCTTTAACGCAGGGGCTGGATCGCCGGCAGCGCCTTTTTACCGTGCAGCGGGATGTAACGGGTGCCTATGTTCCCCAGCTTTACTCGGTTTACTATTCGCCGGACGGAGCCATAGAGGAGATTCTGCCGGCGGACAACGCACTACCCCAAAAGATTCGGAGACGGTGGGGAAAAGACCTCTGCGCCTTTCGAACCGAGCAGATCATTTCCACACCGGGGACGGAATTCGGCGATCTCTTCCTTGCGGAGGTCAGCCGTGGCTGTTCAAGGGGATGCCGTTTCTGCGCCGCCGGGTTCGTTTATCGGCCGGTCCGCTTCCGCCGGAAAGAGGTCCTGGAACCCTCTTTGATCCGGGGCATTGCCGAGGGTAAAAGAATCGGCCTGCTGGGAACGGCGGTTTCCGACCATCCCCAATTGGCCGATCTGTGTCGCTCCGTTCTGGAAAAGGGCGGAACTTTCGCTCTCAGTTCGTTGCGGATGGACCGGATCAATGGGGAAATTGCCGGACTGCTCCGGGAATCCGGGGTGGAGACAGTTTCCCTGGCGCCTGAGGCGGGAACTCAGCGTCTTCGGGATGTTCTTCACAAAGGGATTTCCGAGGAAGATATCTTCTCTGCCGTGGAGCATTTGGTTGTACATGGCATTCGGCAGATCCGCCTTTACTTCATGGTCGGACTGCCGACGGAAACCGAGGCGGATATCGAAGGGCTGATCCGCCTCACGCGACAGATCCGTCATCAGGCCCTTCAGCTCTCAAAAGGCAAAAAGCCCTTCAAACGGATCACCCTGAGCATCAACCAGTTTATTCCCAAACCTTTCACCCCCTTCCAATGGCATCCCCTGGAGGAGGTGGGGGTTGTTAAAAAAAAACTGCAGAGAATCAAGAAAGCCCTTCACAACGAGGGGCCTGTCCAGGTTTTTCACGATCTTCCCAAGTGGAATTATATTCAGACGCTCCTTTCTCTGGGCGACCGGCGGGTCGGCCAGATCCTTTCCGAAGTGCATCGGCTCAATGGAAACTGGGCTCAGGCTCTGAAAAAAGTTCCTCTCAATCCGGATTTCTATGTCTATCGCCCGAAAGAGCTTTCTGAAACTCTCCCCTGGGATTTCATTGATCAGGGAATCGACAAGGCGCTCCTGATCCGGGAATATCAACAGGCGTTATCGAAATCTTCTTGAGTTCAGAAAAAATATTGCATCACATAGCATTTTTACCCGTCCTGTTTCTCCTTTCAACGATTTCGTGACAAATTCCCCTCTCTCGTTTATAAAGGTGTTGAAAATTTTGAGAATAAAGGGACCTTACAGGCCAGATCGCAATCGATGTTCGGAATCTGGGTACTTCAATATTGCAGGAAATCATGCTATGAAATTCGACGTTTATTTTTTATGAATGAAGTCTTGAAAAATTCCCCCTGCCGGCTTCTGGTTTTTTCCGTTGAGAACCAGAACTATGCCCTCGATATCTCCTCCGTGCAGAGGGTGCTTCCTATCGTCGAAATAACGGCGTTGCCGGGATTGCCTTCGATTGTTGCCGGGATCGTCAACATCGAGGGGGGGGTTGTTCCGGTCATTTCCCTGCGCCGGTGTTGCGGCATCCCGGAGCGCGGGATGAGGCTCAGTGATCGGATGATTCTTCTCATCCTGGAAAGGCGCAGGGTGGCGCTCTGGGTGGATGATGTTCTTGAATTGCGGGACTGCGATAAGGCACAGTGGATCCCTGCCGAGGAAGTTTTGAGCAAGCTGAAGTCCGTCGAAGGGGTTGTCAAAGACGAGGAGGAACTCTTGATTCTCCAGAATCCCGAAGGGTATCTTTCCCGTGAGGATCACAATCTTCTTGATTCGGAACTTTTGTCAAGCTCATAAAGGAACATGGACCGGTTTATTTCCGATGAACAATGGCGGCAGTTGACGCAATGGATCACCGCCCAGATGGGGTTCCACCTTCCCCAGGAACGCCTTCCCGACCTGAAGCGGCGCCTGGTGTCGGCGGCAAAGGAATTTTCTTTTGACGCCGTCGAACCCTTTGTTTCCTGGTTGCTCTCCACAAAGCTGACCCAACGGCAGATTGAGATGCTGGCGAGCCATCTGACGGTTGGAGAAACCTATTTTTACCGGGAGATTTGCAGCCTGGAGGCGTTGGAAAGATATATTCTTCCGGAATTGATCGCTTCCCGTCGCAGCATGAAATATCTGCGGATCTGGAGCGCCGGTTGTGCAACAGGAGAGGAACCGTATACGATCGCGATTCTGCTGCACCGCATGATTCCGGACATTGAGAAATGGCGGATAACCCTGCTCGCCACGGATATCAATGCGCGTTTTCTGGAAAGGGCCGCCCAGGGAATTTACCGGGAATGGTCTTTCCGCGGCGATTTTCAATGGCTCAAGGATCAATATTTTACCCGGACTCTGGACGGGCGCTACCGGATTGCAGAGAAGATAAGGGAGATGGTGACCTTCAATTATCTGAATCTGGCAACGGATCCTTATCCCTCGCTGTTCAACAACACGAACGCCATGGACATCATCTTCTGCCGGAATGTCCTGATGTATATGGAGCCTCTACTGGCGAAAAGGATCATTCGGCGTTTCTACCGGGCGCTGGTGGATGGCGGTTGGGCCATTCCCAGTGTCACGGAAGGTTTTCACCTGCTCTCTACGCAATTTGTTACGGTAACCTTTCCCAGGGTTCTTCTTTACCAGAAGAGAGAAAATCAGGGCGGAGAGTTGACCGTCTATTCCCCCTGGAGCCCTCTGGAAGAAGAGATTATGGCAGGAAATCCGGCCGAAGGGCTGGAGAATCCCTTCGTGTCACCGTCGGATGCGTCCTTTCCTGATGAATTGCCGGATTCCGGGCTTGTAACGGAAGGGAGTCCGCCCTTCCCTCAGGAAAGCCTGCCCTTGGAACGGGTTGAAAAGAAAACCGAGGAGTCCCTTTATGAAAATGCCTTGCGACTTTTCCGGCAGGGCAGTTACCGGGAAGGCGAAAAGATTCTGAAATCGTTTCTTGAACAGAATCCGGAGAATTTCCAGGGATATGCTCTGATGGCGAGACTTTACGCAGACTCGGGGAACCTGTCGGCTGCCCGGACGGCCTGTGAAAAAGCCCTTTCTCTTCATAAACTCGATGCGGGTTGTCATTATCTGCGGGCTGTTATTCTGATTGAGCAGCAGGATTTTGACGAAGCGGAAAAGGCCCTTCGTTGCGCCCTTTATCTGGAACCGGATTTTGTCCTGGCCCATTTTACTCTGGGCAACCTTGCCCGACAGAGGGGGCAGATCCCCCTCTCTTCAAAGCATTTTGAACATGCCCTTTTGCTGCTGCAAAACTATCAACCGGACGATATCCTTCCGGAATCCGATGGCGTTACGGCAGGGAGGTTAAGAGACATTATCGTAACGGCGGATCTGCAGAGATCCTTCCGAACGGGATCATGATCTTTTCTTAGGAGAGAATCGATTTGGCGGACGTGAACAATTCCTTGGCTGGTTCATGGGTTACCGATGAGGAAGAGACAAAGAAAATCCTGAAAGAGCGCGCCCTCCGTCTGGCGAAAGAGCCGGAGGTTCCGATCGAATCCGTTTCTTCCCTGGAAGTCCTGTCCTTCATGCTGGCAGGGGAACGGTATGCCATCGAAGCCCGGTTTGTCGTTGAGACGATGCCCCTTCGGGTTTTGACGCCTCTGCCCGGAGTGCCCGCCTTTATTCTGGGAATTGCAAATGTCCGGGGGCGGATTCTTTCCGTAATGGACCTTAAAAAATTTTTCGATCTGCCTGAAAACGGATTAACCGACCTCCATAAACTGATCGTTATCCGGTATGGAGATCTGGAGGTCGGAATTGTGGCCGATAGCCTTTTGGGTATCCGGGCGATTCCTCAGGATTCCCTGCAGCCATCCCTGCCGACCCTGACCGGAATTCGTGAGAAATATCTGGCCGGGCTGACGGATGAAGGAACGATTGTGCTGCAGGTGGACAAAATCCTCGCCGATGAACGGATCCTGGTCAATGACGAAGGGTAAAGATGTAATGAGAAAGGGGTGCGAGCGAACGATGAAAAGAAAACTGGGGACGAAACTGCTGGCAGGAGGCCTCCTGGTTGTTGTGATTCCCTTGATTGTGATTGGCATTGCCTCGGTTTACAAGGCGACAGACAGCATTTCGTCCATTGCCCATGAGGAAATCCTGAATGTATCCAAAGTGTTGGCCGATACCATCGATCTTGGGCTTACGGAGGAGTTGCGCCTTGCCCAGGCGATTTCCCTGTCCAACAGCGTTGTGGCTGCCGCTGAAAAGGTGACAGAGGCAGGCAGAGAGGGCAGTCAGAGTGAAATCGCCCTTGCCCAGCGCGAGCTCCGCAAGATTCGCGAGGCTGCCGGAGATCGTTATGATACCATCGTTCTCTTCGGGCGGGACGGGATTGTCTTCGCGGACGGGTTTCAGGGCAGGGATGTGGGGATCAACGCCTCGGATCGGGATTATTTCAAGAAGGCCCTGGAGGGGAACTGCAATCTGGGTGAGGTGGTCAAATCCAAAGCTACGGGCAATCTGGTCTGTATGGCCGCCTGTCCGATTTTATCGGGAAAGGACAAAAAAATCATCGGGGTGGCGAGCTGCATGATCAACGTCACCCACCTGATGGATATGGTGAATAAGATAAAGATCGGGCAGAGCGGATATTCCATGCTTGTTGGAAAAGATGGGGCGGTCCTGGCTCATCCCGTCAAGGAAAACATCCTGAAGCTCAACTACAAGCAGGTCAAAGGGTTGGAGCACATGGTGGAAAGAGTCGCGAGACAGGAAGCGGGCGTCGTGGAGTATAATTTCGAGGGCGTGGACAAAGTGCTTGCTTTCTCGAACATGAAAGTTACAGGCTGGACGGCGCTCACCACGATATCCCGGGAAGAGCTGTTGAAGCCGGCGGTCTTCACCGGGAATCTCATTGCTGTGGTCGGAGTCTTCTCCCTGCTGATCGCCGCCGCCTTTTTCTATTTCTTTTCCCGGAGTATGACCCAGCCCTTGGAAAAGGTTGTCTCGGCGGCGGAGCAGATTGCCGAAGGCGATCTCAGCGTTCAGATTCCGGACGATAACCGGCAGGATGAAATCGGGATGCTGGCGCGGTCCTTCATGAAGATGACCCAATCCCTTCAGGAAAAGGCCGAGTTGTTCCAGCAGATTGCGGCAGGAAACCTCACGGTTACCGTCAAACCCCCGTCGGACAGGGACGTGATGGGCAAGGCCTTTGCCGCCATGGTCACCTCGATGCGCGGCGAATTGCAGGCTATCCGTGAAGCCGTCAATGTCATTGCCTCCTCGGCCAGTCAGATTTCCGCTTCGACGACGGAGCTGGCCTCTGCGGCCGGTCAGACGGCTTCGGCAGTCAGCCAAACCACCTCAACCGTGGAGGAGGTCAAGCAAACCGCCCATCTGTCCACTCAAAAGGCAAAGTATGTTTATGACAGCGCCCGGAAGGCCACGGATGTCTCCCAGCAGGGCCGCAAGGCCATTGATCTTGCCGTGGAAGGAATTAATTTCATTCGGACCCAGACGGATGCCATTTCTGAAAGCATTATGAAATTAAGTGAGCGCAGTCAGGCCATTGGAGAAATCATTTCCTCGGTCAACGATATTGCCGATCAATCGAATCTTTTGGCGGTCAATGCAGCCATCGAGGCGGCCAAGGCAGGCGATTCGGGAAAAGGTTTTGCCGTCGTCGCCCAGGAAGTGAGAAACCTGGCGGAACAGTCCAAACAGGCGACAGCGCAGGTTCGGACGATCCTCAATGAAATTCAGAGGGCGGTCGGTGAGGCGGTCATGTCCACGGAACAGGAAATCAAAGCCGTGGAGACGGGGATGAAGCAGACTTCCGAAGCAGGGGATTCCTTCCGTCGGCTCGTGGACACCATTGAAGAATCGGCCCAGGCAGCGACGCAGATTACCGCATCCAGCCAGCAGCAGCTTGTGGGGATGGACCAGGTTGTGCTGGCCATCACGAATATTCATCAGGCCAGCGCTCAGAACGTTGCCGGGGCCAAGCAGGTAGAGAATGCCGCTCAGAATCTCCATGATCTGGGGCAGCAACTCAAGCAGCTTATCGACCGGTACAGTCTCTAATTCCGGATAAAGGCGTCATGGTTAGCAAGCAGGAAGCCTTTTTGAAAAAATTGATGGCCACCTTTCGCGTGGAAGCCGCCGAGCATCAAAAAACGATTCTGGCGGGACTCGCGGACCTGGAATGGCGACAGGATTCGGAACGACATCCCGAGATCCTGGAGTCCATCTTCCGGGAGGCTCACAGCCTGAAAGGCGCCGCTCGCGCCGTCAATTGGGCCGAGATTGAAATTCTCTGCCAGGCGCTGGAAAATGTCTTTGCCGCCTTGAAAAATGGCGCTTTGCAAAGGGCGCCGGCCTTGTATGATCTCCTTTATGAGGCCATGGATATCCTGGAGCTGCTCCTTGCCTCGGATTCCCCGGATTCCCGGCCGTTGGAGCCGTCGCGCATCTCTCAGATGATTGCGAAACTGGACGAGGCGGCCTCCGGTCGGTTGAAAGAGCCTGAAGCGACAGAGGGAAGGAGAAGTCGCCAAGACGATCAGGGTGGGGAAATTGCGGAACAGACGTCCGCTTTGCCCGAGTTGTCGCTGAGTGGGGCGCCGATCCCTTCCGAAGTTGCGGGATCGGCGGAAGCCACGGTAAGAATTCCGACGGAGAGATTGAACCGCCTCTTTCAGCAGACCGAGGAGCTTTTCGTCTTCAAGGGAAATATCCTGGCCAGGCATGCCGAGCTTCAGGATCTGGAACGGAAAATTCTTGAAGTGACCCTCGACGAGGCCAGGACCTCGGCATTATTCCGGAAAGTCCATCAGGCTTTTGAGCACCGGGGAGAACGCGTGATTGACGACAAGGCGCATCTTTCCTTTCCGAAGCTGCTGAATTTTCTTGAAGAGAATGAGAAGCGTCTGTCATCGCTGGAGCAGTCCCTGAAGTCCGTGACCAGGGCTCTCCAACAGAACTCTTATGAATTCAGCGGCATGATCGATCATCTTCTGGAGGACATGAAGATGACCCTCTTTCTGCCCGTTTCGTCTCTTCTGGACATGTACCCTCATGTCGTTCGACGTTTGGCCCGGGAGTGCGGAAAGGAGATCGAACTGGCCGTTAAAGGCGGCGGCATTGAAGTCGACCGGCGAATCCTGGAGGAGATAAAAGACCCGCTGATGCATCTTCTCCGGAATGCCGTTGACCATGGAATCGAAACACCGGAGAAGCGGCTGGAGAAGGGGAAGGCCGCCTCGGGGAGAATCCGCCTGCGCATTTCAGCGAAGGAAAGCGGAAAAGTGGAAATCCTGCTGGGGGATGACGGCGCCGGGATCAGCAGACAGGATGTCCGGGAGGCTGCCCTGAGGAGTGGTCTGCTGTCTCGTGAGGAAGCGGGCAGACTGACCGGTGAGGATGAACTGAAATTGATTTTTAAATCAGGACTGTCCACCGTTCCTATTCTCACGGATCTTTCCGGAAGGGGGCTTGGACTTGCCATCGCGCAGGAAAAGGTCGAAAAGCTCGGAGGCTCCATCTCCGTGGACTCCCTGCCGGATCAAGGAACAACCATTCGAATCTTATTGCCCAGGATACTGGCAACCTTCCGGGGTATTCTTGTCGAGGTCGGCAGGCAACTTTTTGTCCTCCCCACGGGTAATGTGGAACGGGTGGCGCGAATCCGTCGTTCCGAGATTAAAACGGCGGAAAACAGGGAAACCGTCCGGTTGTATGAACAAACGCTCTCTTTTGTTTC
Proteins encoded in this window:
- the ftsA gene encoding cell division protein FtsA gives rise to the protein MGMQGNVIVGLDIGTTKTCAIVGEVTDTGIDIIGIGSHPSDGLRKGVVVNIDSTVEAVKKAVEEAERMSGYEIRSVFAGIAGGHIKAQNSLGIVAVKGREVGRDDVQRAIEAAKAIAIPLDRQILHTLPQTYVVDEQDGIKDPVGMSGVRLEAKVHVVTGVGTSIQNIEKSVTRVGLDINEIVLEQLAASQAVLSDDERDLGVALLDIGGGTTNIAVFWEGSIRHTAVIPVGGNYLTSDIATGLRTPITEAEKIKIDFGCAYPPMISKEETIEVPSVGGRDPRSVSRQILGRIIEARTEEILTMAYKEIVRSGYEDVLAAGIVLTGGTSLLDGITELAEQIFNTPVRRGYPRGIGGLTDVVNSPMHATGVGLVLYGSKNMSKIVVRKGDRGNSGEALFARLKKWILEFF
- the ftsZ gene encoding cell division protein FtsZ is translated as MFELSESTNFSSAKIKVIGIGGGGGNAINTMIRSNLRGVDFIVANTDAQALGQSLASVKIQLGEEVTRGLGAGSNPDVGKRAAMETRDVIRQHIEGADMIFVTAGQGGGTGTGGAPVVAEIAKELGALTVAVVTKPFQFEGKKRNNQADEGIDELRRIVDTLIVVPNQRLLSLGGRNLSLLETFKKADDILYQAVKGISDLITIPGLINLDFADVKSVMSEMGLALMGTGSASGENRAVEAAQRAISSPLLEDNTIQGARGVLLNITGGPDMTLFEINEASSLIQTEAHEEANIIFGTVVDETMGDEIRITVIATGFEDVGKKRQGLSNLASFSANRNRERDIAVPAFIRKGSSGTGDMNIIRMGLIDDTEDPDLEIPTFLRRQAD
- a CDS encoding radical SAM protein; amino-acid sequence: MSWKKQKRHEQLLAQETGYQRKVWGDKLTVCLVYPNVYRIGMANLGFQTVYSLLNGLPFCLCERAFFSPPGEGDPSREKGLISLESQRPLKDFDIVAFAIPFENDYPHLLSILAGAGITLQASLRKDSDPLVMAGGIAATLNPEPLSSFVDLFLLGEAEESLPEFAERYWEALTQGLDRRQRLFTVQRDVTGAYVPQLYSVYYSPDGAIEEILPADNALPQKIRRRWGKDLCAFRTEQIISTPGTEFGDLFLAEVSRGCSRGCRFCAAGFVYRPVRFRRKEVLEPSLIRGIAEGKRIGLLGTAVSDHPQLADLCRSVLEKGGTFALSSLRMDRINGEIAGLLRESGVETVSLAPEAGTQRLRDVLHKGISEEDIFSAVEHLVVHGIRQIRLYFMVGLPTETEADIEGLIRLTRQIRHQALQLSKGKKPFKRITLSINQFIPKPFTPFQWHPLEEVGVVKKKLQRIKKALHNEGPVQVFHDLPKWNYIQTLLSLGDRRVGQILSEVHRLNGNWAQALKKVPLNPDFYVYRPKELSETLPWDFIDQGIDKALLIREYQQALSKSS
- a CDS encoding chemotaxis protein CheW; amino-acid sequence: MKNSPCRLLVFSVENQNYALDISSVQRVLPIVEITALPGLPSIVAGIVNIEGGVVPVISLRRCCGIPERGMRLSDRMILLILERRRVALWVDDVLELRDCDKAQWIPAEEVLSKLKSVEGVVKDEEELLILQNPEGYLSREDHNLLDSELLSSS
- a CDS encoding CheR family methyltransferase, which encodes MDRFISDEQWRQLTQWITAQMGFHLPQERLPDLKRRLVSAAKEFSFDAVEPFVSWLLSTKLTQRQIEMLASHLTVGETYFYREICSLEALERYILPELIASRRSMKYLRIWSAGCATGEEPYTIAILLHRMIPDIEKWRITLLATDINARFLERAAQGIYREWSFRGDFQWLKDQYFTRTLDGRYRIAEKIREMVTFNYLNLATDPYPSLFNNTNAMDIIFCRNVLMYMEPLLAKRIIRRFYRALVDGGWAIPSVTEGFHLLSTQFVTVTFPRVLLYQKRENQGGELTVYSPWSPLEEEIMAGNPAEGLENPFVSPSDASFPDELPDSGLVTEGSPPFPQESLPLERVEKKTEESLYENALRLFRQGSYREGEKILKSFLEQNPENFQGYALMARLYADSGNLSAARTACEKALSLHKLDAGCHYLRAVILIEQQDFDEAEKALRCALYLEPDFVLAHFTLGNLARQRGQIPLSSKHFEHALLLLQNYQPDDILPESDGVTAGRLRDIIVTADLQRSFRTGS
- a CDS encoding chemotaxis protein CheW — protein: MNNSLAGSWVTDEEETKKILKERALRLAKEPEVPIESVSSLEVLSFMLAGERYAIEARFVVETMPLRVLTPLPGVPAFILGIANVRGRILSVMDLKKFFDLPENGLTDLHKLIVIRYGDLEVGIVADSLLGIRAIPQDSLQPSLPTLTGIREKYLAGLTDEGTIVLQVDKILADERILVNDEG
- a CDS encoding methyl-accepting chemotaxis protein, which codes for MKRKLGTKLLAGGLLVVVIPLIVIGIASVYKATDSISSIAHEEILNVSKVLADTIDLGLTEELRLAQAISLSNSVVAAAEKVTEAGREGSQSEIALAQRELRKIREAAGDRYDTIVLFGRDGIVFADGFQGRDVGINASDRDYFKKALEGNCNLGEVVKSKATGNLVCMAACPILSGKDKKIIGVASCMINVTHLMDMVNKIKIGQSGYSMLVGKDGAVLAHPVKENILKLNYKQVKGLEHMVERVARQEAGVVEYNFEGVDKVLAFSNMKVTGWTALTTISREELLKPAVFTGNLIAVVGVFSLLIAAAFFYFFSRSMTQPLEKVVSAAEQIAEGDLSVQIPDDNRQDEIGMLARSFMKMTQSLQEKAELFQQIAAGNLTVTVKPPSDRDVMGKAFAAMVTSMRGELQAIREAVNVIASSASQISASTTELASAAGQTASAVSQTTSTVEEVKQTAHLSTQKAKYVYDSARKATDVSQQGRKAIDLAVEGINFIRTQTDAISESIMKLSERSQAIGEIISSVNDIADQSNLLAVNAAIEAAKAGDSGKGFAVVAQEVRNLAEQSKQATAQVRTILNEIQRAVGEAVMSTEQEIKAVETGMKQTSEAGDSFRRLVDTIEESAQAATQITASSQQQLVGMDQVVLAITNIHQASAQNVAGAKQVENAAQNLHDLGQQLKQLIDRYSL
- a CDS encoding hybrid sensor histidine kinase/response regulator — its product is MKKLMATFRVEAAEHQKTILAGLADLEWRQDSERHPEILESIFREAHSLKGAARAVNWAEIEILCQALENVFAALKNGALQRAPALYDLLYEAMDILELLLASDSPDSRPLEPSRISQMIAKLDEAASGRLKEPEATEGRRSRQDDQGGEIAEQTSALPELSLSGAPIPSEVAGSAEATVRIPTERLNRLFQQTEELFVFKGNILARHAELQDLERKILEVTLDEARTSALFRKVHQAFEHRGERVIDDKAHLSFPKLLNFLEENEKRLSSLEQSLKSVTRALQQNSYEFSGMIDHLLEDMKMTLFLPVSSLLDMYPHVVRRLARECGKEIELAVKGGGIEVDRRILEEIKDPLMHLLRNAVDHGIETPEKRLEKGKAASGRIRLRISAKESGKVEILLGDDGAGISRQDVREAALRSGLLSREEAGRLTGEDELKLIFKSGLSTVPILTDLSGRGLGLAIAQEKVEKLGGSISVDSLPDQGTTIRILLPRILATFRGILVEVGRQLFVLPTGNVERVARIRRSEIKTAENRETVRLYEQTLSFVSLGPVLGLPQAVASGQQREEVDVAILSSAGTRLAFGLDRIRSEQEFLLKPLGGQLLRVRNIAGATVLGTGEAVPVLNVADLIKSAIRQQESGRPAGLAPEQERPAESERMSILVVEDSITSRTLIRNILEFAGYRVITAVDGIDALTVLRTEPFNLVISDVEMPRMNGFDLTARIRADKKLAALPVILVTALESREDKERGIDVGANAYIVKSRFDQSNLLDVIRRVA